In Brassica napus cultivar Da-Ae chromosome C2, Da-Ae, whole genome shotgun sequence, the sequence AactctagttttaaaatattttaaatattattttaaaatttttatgtaattttatgttacatttgaatttataaaaattattgaaatatttatgatatataaaaattttaaagaacaAAATGATAAACgagaaaatacttaaaaatcataaatatgatGTGTGGTTAATTTTAAGggccaaaatgcaaataaaaagatgaaattttaaattttaagttttaaacaaaaaaaaaaactctatatttgaaattataagtCTGAAGtgttgtttctttttaagtGATAAGAGTGGAGACTTTTTCTGGTTTTGATCTTAgacaatttaaaaattagaaaattgaCTCTGTGATCTCTCTGTCTTTTACGAGCTTGCGTCTCTCTGTATCTATGTAGCTGTTGAACCATGGGATCCGCCACTGGAGCTTCTGAAACTAAAGACCATCTAAAACTCTTGGGTTCAAGTAAACAAACAACACGTACGTCTAGTACCTCAAAAAATCTCAAACCACCCAAATCCACTTTCAAAATTCACAATTTATTTCTGCAATGGGAGACTACAAGGGCGAAGTGAGGAAGCTAGCGAGCAAGATGATGGTAGTGATGAATGAAAAGTTGGGTTTACCTAAAGCTTACATAAAGAAAGCTTTTATTCGGTATTCTATTCCTTACTACAAAATCACTTACTCTATCTGAAATCAATCTCAAAAGCATAATAGAAATtagagaaacaaaaaacaaacatgTATTATAATAACCTCCCCCCCCAAACCAGAACACAATGATACTTGCATGGTCTTTAAATACTTTACTTTGGTTCATCAAGCCAAACATCTGTCAACATTCATAGCCTCCCAAAGCTACTACCGTCGCTTTTGCCTGCCAAGATCTGGCCACCACATTCAATAATTTTGAGGTCCCCGGATGTGGTGCTGAATTCAAACGATATCTCGTTGTCCAGTCCAAGCCATCCTTCTCCACCAAGCAATTTAGGTTAATATATACATAGATGTTCCGCTGAAATTACAATGAATTTTCGACCCATTTCTTCCTCTAAGAGTATGAATCTGCCAACGCGTATGCGACACAATATCATTAGATAAGCTATTTTCGTGTACTGTTTAGGAGAAACCAGGACGCAAATCCTGAATCCGTAAGAATCTGAACGGAGAGTCAAAGTGTTTCCTATAGCTCGATGATCGAACTCCGCAGGTATTTCTTTTCCGGCTAAGTATGTCCTAAATGATTGTTGAGTAATTACTCTTCGTGCTTCTCCATCCAATTTGAAGCAGTTGGGGAAATATAGTTCGTCAATCTGAGAGCCAAAAGGAAAAGACACACTCTCCAGAGACTCACAATTGTCTACGGTTAGTACTCTGAGCGAGTCAGGGAGCTCTGCCAGTGAAGCAAGTTTTGGACAGCCAGCTATATGAAGCTCCTTTAAGCCATGAATGTCTTTCACCCAATCTGATATTTGCTCAATATCTGCTCCACTATGCTCAGGATAGGTTTTTGCCAAATTTAGACGTGGATTGACACTGCCATATATGCTGAATCTCAAAAGGTTAGACCAATGCCTGACTGATTCAGGCACTTGTTCTAACATTGTGTCAGTGACTGCGAGTTCTGTGATATTTCTGGAAAAATCTGGAATTTGTCTCATTTTCCAGCATCCGAGCATGCTCACAAATCTAAGAGATGCCAAGTTGAAGTGAGTTGGAACAAATTGTAGCTTCTTAGATAACAGCAGGTGCAAAAACTCTAGTTTATGGCAATTTCCTAAAGAGGAAGGAATCTCTACCAAAGAAGAGCACTCCCTCAAATCTATCCACTCGAGATTTGTAGCATTTGAAAGATCTGGGAGTTCTTTTAAACAAGAGGACCCAGCCAAATGAATCTTTTGAAGATTCGTAAGAAGCTGAACgtaaaacaacaaaacagaGGAAGAACAGCATTACATGATGAGAAAGTATACATGCTTCAAATATTCAAAGTAAGGAAGTATAAAAGACCAACCTGGGTTCCTCCCCAGAGCTTCTCGAGCTCGTTATGTTTTAGATTGAGTTCTACAAGATACTCGGGACTAAATGTAGTAGGAAGACATTTTCGTGGGTATGCCTCCCAATGTAATAACTTTAGACGCGGTGGAAAATACATGTCCTTGGGCACATGCAATCTAACATTTGTATCACGTCCTCCTCTCTGGTAGACGCTGAGAAATCGAAGATTACACATTCTTTTAAAAGCACTTGCGCTTATATGCATGTCATCCACGATTGTggatatatcaaaagatatACCCGTCACAATTCTACTACCCTAAACAAAATTCCAAAAGAAAATGTTAGCACCATAGGTCAGATCAGTGAGTCTTCCCAATTGCTTCGGTGAGAAggggaaaaaaaagagagaacttACAGAATGAGTTTCGAGTTTATCAAAAATTTCATGAGCATCACTAATGATTTGCCGTTTCCAAGGCTCTTGTCTTTGAACTGCTTGTCGAGCCACTTGTTGTAGTAACTTGTGCATCACTATATATCCACTAGTTGATATTTGTATGAGAGATTTATACGCGAGGGTTTTCAAACCTAGTCTGACATCCAAATTACTATCAGCCAGCATGGCCATCACATGTTCATCGTCTATGTGGTTGAAAAAGAATGCAATGTGGAGAAACAGAGATTGATCGTTCTGATGTAAGCTGTCATATCCAACTCTAAGTACTCCCTCAATCTTTGGATCAAGGCTATTTTCTAGCGTATCAAGTATAACTTCACACTCATCATCTTTCTTTCCCCGTAAAGCTGAACCCATGAGACGGAGACCCAATGGAAGATTGCTGCAAAGCTTTGTAGCTCTTCCAGCAACTTTTTCAAAACCATGTGGCGCGGAGCTTTGTCTAAAAGCATATCTGTAAAAGATCTTACTAGCTTCTTTGTTATTTGGGAAATTCACTTGGTATGTACTCTTGACACCATGTTGTTCCAAAATCTCTTGATCTTCTGTGGTGACAACAATCCTGCTTCCAGGACCAAACCAGTTAGTTTCATCAGCCAAAGCTTCAAGTTGCAGGAGATCGTCCACATCATCAAGAATGATAAGAACTTTTTGGTCACATAGTCTTTCTGGTATTGCACCTAAATGGGATATTCTAATACCACTTTGGTTTAAAATCTTAGAAAGAAGTTGCTCTTGTAGACACAGCTTCCATCCATACTCGTCAAGACCAGTGTTGCAGCTTCCCTAATATTCTCCATAAAACATGCAAGCTGAAAACTGCTAGAGAGTCGGCTATGCAAGGCCCTTGCAATGGTAGTCTTACCAATGCCTGCAGGGCCACAGATTCCAAAAATCATAGCTTCATCCTCAtgataaaaatgaaacaaagaaAGCATCTTTTCCATGTGTGCTTCAATCCCCACCATGTCTTCAAAACCCCTTGAGATTGTAGTGTTCAGTTTGTTTGAAACATCTTTGGCAATTTTTTCAATCATATTCGATTCATTGTCCCTAACAAGAGAGAGAAATCACCATGATCATCAAACAGTCATGTAAAACTCGCAAAGATATCAACATTGTCCAAATAAATGGAAACAAACCAGTTTAGGAAGTGTTCCCCAGCTATGTTGCCCACCTCGTTCAAAGCTTTGCTCCATTTCTGCACCTTCTCCTCCGTTTTCCCTTGACAAGTTTCGTTGAAAGCAATCCCAAACTCTCCCGTCTGTTTCCGCACATCAGATGGATCTACTCCATGGAATATGGTCATTACTATTTGCCCAGCATCTTCTTTGCACTTCAAAATTTGCAACAACTCATCCAAACACCAGCTCGAAGAAGCATACTTCTTCGATAGTACAACTATCGAAATCTTCGACTCCATAATTGCTCGTGTGAGGGCTGGGGAGATTGTTTGGCTTTTCTCGATTCCTTGGTCATCGAACATAGTAATCCCGTTGTAGTTAAATTGTTTGCGCAGATGACTGAGGAATGTTTTACGGACGTATGCTCCGTGAAAGCTTGCAAAGACGCGGTATCTCCAGGTtcgagacgaagaagaagccatCAGATAAGAGTCGGGAGAAAAATTCTCGATCAGACAATTGTCTTTGGATTCACAGTTGACTtttaagaaagagagagatgatgTTTATCGGCCTTTTCAGTCCTCCTGCTTTTGATATCTGAAACCGTTCGATATGAATATAcgatattttaggaaaattgaCTAGaactatacatatattttttattattactgtcattttttaaataccaaACGTGCCTTTTTTTTACGTTATCagaaaaaatgtatttacaAGAATGTTATTACTTTTCGCTGCCACGTAAGCAAAAACCTGGCGCCACGTAGGAATTCGGTTCCGTGTTTTcattaagtcagccgtaaatCACTTCATACGTCGTTATGGCTGATTTATTGTTATGTGTCTGCTGAATTAATGAACACGGCTGACTTAAGATGAAAAGACTAATTTAAGAACATAAGTCAGCCGCCCGGTACGACTGATTTACAGAAATGTGGTTGATTTATGGGATAACGGTTGACTTACATACACAAGTTACGGCTAACTTATACATCGGCGGATTGATTGCTGGAATATTCGCCTGAGTTGTAGTTAAGAcacggctgagttatgtttcCACGGCCGAGTTAATGAATATCGACTGGCTGAGTTATTTAATTTACAGCTGACTAATTGGATattgttacggctgagtttataTTTAATCAGCCGTAATAGGATGGATTAACATTAAACTCAGCTTGTTTATGGCTGActtattagcaaaaaaataattactagATTAGCATTCGATTGACGGCTGATTTATGTGACGATACAGCTGATTTATGGTTTTTCATCCTAATTACGGCTGATTTCGGatcaaaagattaattactgaaaTAGTATCCACGGTTCGGCTGACTTACATTGTACACGAGGGCTGATTTACGTAGGCTAGTGTTATATATTCGTTTGTCGGCTTATTAACTGATTTTCCATGTCATCTGCCATGTCATCAACTCGGATTTGCCATGTCACTGCTAACGAACTACTTTATAACTAGGTTTGTCtgtgttcatctttttcttcatcttctttatctatctatttatcttcttcatcttattcttcatctttctcagaGATCTAATGGATCCGGTAATTATTGTTTTCTGGTAACTGGATTAAGAAAAATAGATATGTATTCAACGCCGACAGTAGAGGGTGTAGAGTTCTTCATTTAGatgagaaaacaaaacatgaagAATTCGCAAAGTCTTTACTCAATGATTACATATTGAATGAATTGAGGCATCAGAAAACAATTGCGCACGACGCTCCACCAGTTTACGGAGAACAAGGACCCAGAAATGAATCGGAATGACAGAGCAAGAGAGAGATGAGTAAAACAATTTTTCAGTTTTAGCTCAGAAGCAGAAGTTTCAGTTTTAGCTCAGAAGCAGAAGTTTTTCGGCTGAGTTATCATTTAATTATGTCTGAGTTATCGTTAATTTATATTTGCGGCTGAGTTATCGTTTAATTAAATCTGAGATATCTTTATGTCCGTTGATGTTTTCTCCCCTCCGTAACCTTTGTCGTCAACAGTTCACGTTTCTCCGTTAAAACAAAATGCTCCGTTTCATTTAAAGAGAAAACGTCGACATGTTAGCTCACAAAAGTTAAAATCGCGAGGCTCATTCCAAAAACCCccaaatttgaaaattaggGTTCTTCAGAAGAGAGGATTAACTGTAAGTCTCTTTCGTCAAATCCGAGATcatatactgttttttttttacttaagcATTTTTTATGTTTCGCCTTGGTATAGTTTCAATCATTTTTGTGTGTTGTGAATTAGGATTCGATGGATCTAGGGCGTGGAATCCCAAGGAGGTGCGACTGTGGAGCTGCTACTGTTGTGTTAACGTCAAATACCGTAAGGAATCCAGGTAGAAGGTTTTATCGTTGTGGAGCAATTTCGGGTGAAAACCATGTTTTCAAATGGCTTGATGAAGCACATGATGAAGAGTTTCTAGTTGTGGCAAACAAACTGGCGACGATGGAGCAAGATTTTGCCGACAAAAAAGCAGACTTAGCTGATATGAAGAACGACATAAGTGAGATCGTAGCACTTATTGAGtgtcttagggtgaagtgtTAGATGTATTAGTTGTTGTTGGGAGAAATAAAAATGTAGTCTtttaattatcatttaattATGTTGGAGTTATCGTTTAATTGCTGAGTTATCGTTAATTTACGGTTGAATTATCATTTAATTATGTTGGAGTTATCATTTAATTTACGGCTGAGTTACCGTTAATTTATGTATGAGTTATCGTTAATGCAAAGTCTTACCaaactttgaaaataataaagtattatCGTCTCGATGTTATAAAGGGCTCGATATTAGTTATGAGCCGTATTTTCCATACTTCTGAAGTGCCATAATTAATTATCAACACGGTCAAATCAAGAAAGACGAAACGTCCCATTATTATAATAGACgtttaatattatagaaaagTATTACTGTGAAtgttaaaacaatttttaaatactaaagtATTATAAAGGCCTCGATATTAGTTCTAAGCCGTATTTTCCACACTTTTGCCTTATTTTCCACACTCAGCCGTCCCATTAATattaacggctgagttatattctgagttaaataataaagtattacCGTCTCGATCTCTATGAAGGCCTCGATGTTATATTAACCAACATGACTGAGTTATATCAACCATCATTGCTTAGTTATATTAACGTTACATTAATGGATTATTTCCCGATTCTTGAATTGCCTGAAGAGATTCAGGCGTTAGTGGTTGAACGTGTGGCCGGTAACTCCTTCCAAGATCTCTATGGCCTCAGAGCATATTGCAAGTTGATGAAGGCGTTAGTAGATTGGCGTAGTGTATGCCATTTTTACGATGTATTATCCCTTCCCTGTGGACTCAATATGCCTGCTGAGCTGTTGAAAACTTGCTACGCGGAGAGAAATCCAAGCACACTTTATATGAAGGGTGTACAGTTTTTCTTCACATTTAACCTTCAGGAAGAAGGACTTGCTTTCATGAAGCTTGCAGCGGATGAAGGATATGAGCGTGCTGTTTATACATACGCAATGACTAGAAAAATTTTTTGGGGTGATGAGGAGTATTTTGCTCATTTTACAAGGGAATCAGTTGATAGGATCGGGAAACTAGTTCGATCTCTAAAATGGGCATGGGGTTCTCTTCACGGTGACGAGTTTCGGGCAAAGAGGGACAAGTTCATTTCAACCATTGTTCCTTCGTTCTATAGTTGCCAATGTGTTCCTGTTTTGGAGCGAGATTGGGTCTTGTGGTTCATTGAAAACAGTAAGGGTGACAAAATGTGTAACCgctgtttctggatcaaagaggtGGGGCTCTTCTTCCGTGAGTTTGAACCGATGAGCGTGATTAGGGACACAAGGGAGTGGTGACGATGTATTGTATAGAATCTTATCTTTTTTAATGTACTTTGCTATGACATTATTACGGCTGGGTTATCTTTTACTTTATGGCTGGGTTGTCTTTTAATTACGGCTGATTTTTGTTTATGGCTGGGTTCTTTACaattacggctgagttttaATTTCATAATGACTGAGTTATCGTTAGTTGGCAGTGTTATTTAAATACGACATGACTGAGTTATTTAAATGCGAGACGGTTGAGTTATTGTTACTTTAAAGCTGAGATAATGCTAACTTCTTGGCtgagttttgtaaaaaaaatccaagataCAAGCAAGGAATCCGCCATGTCATCAACTCGGATTTGCCATGTCATCACTAACGAATGAAATTTACAACTTGGTTTATGAGACTGTTCATGTTCTTATGCATGTTATTTATCTATCATTTTCATCTTTCTCAGTTAGTTATGGATCCGTTAGTTATTGTTTCTGGTAACtggattaagaaaaacaaatatgtattcAACGTCGACAGAAGAGGGTGTAGAGTTCTTCATTTAGATGAGACAACAACACATAAAGATTTCGCAAAGTCTGTTCTCGATGATCACGGATTGAATGATTTGAGGGATCATATTCAGCTTAGCTACATGTTCTCGAATAAAGCATTGAAAAAAATGCCGCACGACACTCCACCTGTTTACGTGCCCAATGCTCGACAATTGCAAGGTTTTCTAAGCCTAAAGAAAATCGAACAAGTACGTCTCTGTGTGGAGATCACGGAGAACAGGGATGACAGAGCAAGAGAAGAGTAACGAGAATGACTGCTCAGAAGTAGAAGCTTCAGAAGTTCAGTCCAGAGACGAAAACTACAGTGGAAGTTGCGATGGTTGCAGTTTGGAGAAGGAACAAGAGGACAATGAGAATAATGACTGCTCTAGTAATATGGAAGGAGAAATACACGACGTAGTCAGAGAAGATGAAATAGGcaaagaaaacgaagaagatgatgaatttgaaagcCGATTTGATATGTTCTACGACTCGAACGGTGCGTCATCTGAAGATGACAACTTCAGCTCATACGGTGAGTCTCCTACAGAAAACGAAGATTCACCAACGCTACCTCCCAAGAAGAGATATCAGAACTTTTCGATGAGCGGACCTAAAGGGAATTTGGAGGTTCTACAGTTGGAGATGTCGTCAATAGACCTTGCGGTAGGGCAACGATACGAAAGTAAAGACGATTTGGAGAGACGACTGAAACTTCTTACAGTGAGGTATCgatttgattttgatgtagAAACATCAACCCCGACATCATATGTTGTTAAGTGTTGGGTTGATGGATGTCTCTGGAGAGTTCGTGCTTTTACCCAAGGGGAATCCCCGACGTTTTATGTTCGTATTTACGATTCGAATCATACATGTCCTTGCACTGAGCGTTCTAATCGATCTCGACAAGCAACACCGGATATTTTGGGAGAGTTGTACAAGAACTTTCTCGGCGACGTTGGTCCGGCTGTTCGCCTTACGAGTGTCGGAATAGCTATCACTAAGCAGTGTGGTGTAAAGGTAATTACTTTGATGCGGCTGAGTAATATGAAACGTAGCGGCTGACATATTAATACAATGCGGCTGGGTTATAATAAAGCTAGGGTAGAGTTATTTTTACGTTGTGGCTGTCTTAATTTTATGATGCGGCTGAGTTATGTGTATCGTTTTTTCATGTGAACAGATGGATTATTGGAAATCACACCAGACGCTGAAATTTGCAAGGGAAATCGATGAGGGAACACCTATGTGTGGGTTTGAAAGCTTGCCTTCTTACTTATACATGATAAGAAGGGCAAATCCAAGTACAGTTACGCGTCTTCATATCGATGAGCTTGGAAGATTCATGTATGTGTTTCTTGCGTTTGGTGCGAGCGTAAATGGGTTTCCTTTCATGCGCAAAGTTGTTGCCGTCAACGGTACGTTTCTTAATGGTAAATACAAAGGGACGCTACTCACAGCACTAGCTCATGATGGTAACTTTCAGATTTTTCCAATAGCCTTCGCAGTGGTTGACACTGAAAATGGTTTTTCGTGGCATTGGTTTTTTACGCAATTAAAACTTTTGATTCCTGACGACGAGGGTCTTGCGATAATCTCGGATTGGCATAACTCGATAGGGAAAGCAATTAGAAATGTGTATCCGTTAACTGCTAGGGGAATATGCACCTACCATTTATATAAGAACATATTGGGACGGTACAAAGGAAAAGATGTATTTTGTCTGGTGAAGAAAGCGGCGAGATGTTTTAGGATGTCTGACTTTACTACAATTTTCGAGGAGATTGAAGTGGTTACTTCTGCACTCCACGGCTACCTCCAAAGAGCTGATGTCCGACTGTGGACGCGTGTTCATTTCCCGGGCGAGaggtacaatttgatgactacgaACATAGTGGAATCAATGAACAGAGCATTGTCTAATGCTAGAGGTCTTAACATTGTTCGAATATTAGAATCGATACGGGTTATGATGACCAGATGGCTTGCTGAACGGAGAGAGGATGCCAGATTGCAGCCAACCACGCTTACGCGTGGTGTGGAGAAACTACTACATGTAAGTAAGTTGTAACAGTAAACATAAGTCAACCATTATAGTTCTTAAGTCAGCCTTTATATGTAATAAGTTAGCCATTTCACATTTattcaatttttcttaatagGGTCGTGTAACTGCCTGCAGAGATTTGATGGTACAAAGGATTGATGATCATCACACTGAAGTTAAATATGGATCTTCTGGCAAGTATTTGAATGTTGTTAATTTAGAAGAGCGAAAGTGCACATGTCGGCGTTTCGAACGCGAGAAATTACCATGTGTACACGCAATCGCAGCTGCAGAGTACAACAATGTTTGTCGTATATCCCTGTGCAGTCCTTACTATAATAGTGCATATTTGGTGAGCGCATACGCTGAATCGGCCAGGCCGGCTGACTCAGCGCAACCTGTTCCAGAAATCGTGGCTAACCAACCGTGCTTGCCACCGTATATTCGTCAACAACCAGGAAGACCTAAGAAAAATAGGATGAAATCTGCTTTAGAAGTTGCACTTCAAAACAAACGTCCTAGGAAAGAACACACATGGTCTCGATGTAAACAGAGTGGACATAATACGAAAACTTGTCCAATGTAAGCAAGTGTTGtagggattttcatgtttttgtattacgattggatttttgttttaatgtttttggtaTTACGGCTGGATTAAGGATTTTCATGATTTTGTATAACGGTTGGATTTTTGTTGAAAGTTTATGTATTACGGCTGGATTAGggattttcatttatttgtatTACTGCTGGGTGTTTGTTTTCAAATGCAATTGTTATAATTCCATCCCAAAATAAGAAACGTCGCGAAGTCAATAAACGGCTGATTTATTGAATGAGTATgtattacggctgagttatggaATAACTTCCCGCCCAAAATAAGAAACGTCACGATACGAAAACCGTTTTACTATCAATAAATAAGGCACTTCTCGAACAATTATATGTTCAACTCTCTATTTCTTACACaattgctctctctctctctaaatcaaTTTCACAgtaaatggaatatttccctCTTCTTGAATTGCCTGAAGAAATTCAGGCGTTGGTGGTTGAACGTGTGGCCCGTAACTCCTTCCAAGATCTCTATGGCCTCAAAGCATCGTCCAAGTCGATGAAGGCGTTAGCAGAGCAGCGTGGTGTATTCCATTTTTACGATCTGTTATCCGTTCCCTAGGAACTCAATATGTCTTCTTCGTTGTTGAAATCTTGCTACGCTGAGGGAAATCCAAGCACACTTTATATAAAGGGTGTACAGTTGTTCTTCTCATTCGGTCTTAAAGAAGAAGGGCTTTCTCTCATGAAGCGTGCATCAGATGCAGAATATAAGCGTGCTGTGTATACACACGCAATGACTCGAGCAATATTTTGGTGTGATGGGCAGTATTTTGCTGGTATTCCAAGAGAATCAGTTCAGAGGATAGGGAAACTAGTGCGATCTGTGAAATGGGGATGGGGTTTGTGGCATTCTAACGAGTTCCGCGAAAATAGGGCCCTGTTCATTTCAGCTTATCTTCCGTCGTTCTACAGTTGCCAATGTGCAACACATGTGGAGCGACAATGTCTCTACTTGTGGCACATTGATTTGACTAAGGATGACAACATGTGTGAGCgctgtttctggatcaaagagattGGCATGTTCTTACGTGATTTTGAACCGATAAGCCTTATTAGGGACACAAGGAAGTGGTGAAGATGTAAAATCTATCGgaatcttatattttttatgttctttGCTATGCCATTATGTATGTCTGACAACAAATTAATGTAATGAAAGCTTAGTTATTGTTTCTTTTGACTGAGTTATAGTTTAATTACGGCTGTGTTACTGTTTTATGACCGCTGAGTTATTGTTTTCAAGCAGACACATCATGCAAACATCAACAAACATCACGCAGAGTTATTAACAGCGTTATTAattatggctgagttattgttttatgacggctgatttattgtttcttttggctGATTTAGAGTTGAATTATGACTCGGTTTATGTTTGAACACTAATTAAAATCGGTATTGCATCATATTTCTTAATTTACGTGCAGACATGTAAAACGTCAATTAAAAacgaacggagggagtaataattAGCCTCGATATTCTCATATCGTTGGCGGAGTTAAAGTATAAATTGACTTGATATTATAAAGACCTCGATATTTTCCACACGCGCCACCATTAATCGACAACTCAGTCCAATCAAGCAAGTGAAAACGTCCCATTAATAATGAAAGTGGGTGAGTGATAATCTACGTTGAGACTGAGTTATATTAACATTCACAGCTGAGTTTTGGCTATGTTTATTATGGCTGAAttatcattagtttaattacGGCTGTGTTTCGGTCACTTGTGGCTGGGTTTATGTTTAATTGATGGGGAGTTATCATTAGTTTACTTCACGGCTGAGTTACTTTAATACGTTAAGTCTGAATTACATAAAACATAGGCTGACTTATATGTACAAAACATTACTAAACAAAGAAGTAGTAGTAGAAAAGTAACGACATTCCAACCCCACAAGCAACCACATTCCTAAATCACCGACTCTGACTCATacattcttctccttttccctcagaatccgtcttcattacttcaatctctttctccaATCGAGTAACATTAAGTCTGAATTTCGAGATGTCTTTGTTCATGCCACTTATCAGTGACTTAATATCTTCAATCTCTTCAACCAAACACTCATCCGCCCATTTGAATAAATGTCTCTGTTTTCACCAATATAACCAGATCTAAGTATTACGTTACAGAACATGCGAAATAAGAACTAAAACGAACTTTATTATATCCTTTTCTGCAGTAATAGTACAATCTTCCTAGATTTGTAGCGGTTCCAGATGTAGATATGTAACAGGGTTCACCACACCAACATTGTTTCGGCGTTCTTCTTTCTGCATTCAAACGTCGTCTGTAAGAATTTCCTAAAACGCAGGATGAAGAAGACATTTTGATTCTCAAAACAATTTCAGAAACAAGATGGAATTAAATGGAATTAGGGTAAGTAAGAAGACGACATGATGAAACAACGACGTttacttttttcctttttaagtattaagaatataatatttaaatgtctcGATATTGTAAATCCCTCGACACATGCGTGGCAGCTGTGTATTTCAAACTCTTAATAATTAGCCTCATTACTAGGTTTGAGCCGTATTTTCCACATGCGCCATAATTAATCGACAACTCAGTCCAATCAAGCAAGTGAAAACGTCCCATTagaaatgtattatattaacatTCACAGCTGAGTTTTGGCTATGTTTTATAATGGTTgaattattattagtttaattaaggCTGAGTTATTGTTACTTTAAGGCTGGGTTTATGTTTAATATGGCAGaattattatgtttaattaatattcacaACTAAGTTACCTTATACGTTTTGGCTGAGTTAACTTAAAGTTGTCTCTGAGTTAACATTCACAGTTGAGTTACCTTATACGTCCTGGCTGAGTTATTCTAACAgaattatatttacattatggctgagttataatacttaacataaaagaaatacaaatcGACATGTTTACATTCAGGAACCGAAATTATCAGGTTCAAAATACAGACAAGGCATCACTTTCAGAAACCAAAATTGTCAGGACCAAACTCTTCAAACATGTGGACGAGATCACGCCAAACTCTTAACATCCACGGAGGCTTGTCGCCTCCGTTTTTCCCAAGTTCTCTTCAAATGGCGCACCTGGCAACGAAATAGCGTTCTGGCCACAAGATT encodes:
- the LOC106453873 gene encoding uncharacterized protein At4g04775-like produces the protein MDLGRGIPRRCDCGAATVVLTSNTVRNPGRRFYRCGAISGENHVFKWLDEAHDEEFLVVANKLATMEQDFADKKADLADMKNDISEIVALIECLRVKC
- the LOC125582407 gene encoding uncharacterized protein LOC125582407, translating into MTEQEKSNENDCSEVEASEVQSRDENYSGSCDGCSLEKEQEDNENNDCSSNMEGEIHDVVREDEIGKENEEDDEFESRFDMFYDSNGASSEDDNFSSYGESPTENEDSPTLPPKKRYQNFSMSGPKGNLEVLQLEMSSIDLAVGQRYESKDDLERRLKLLTVRYRFDFDVETSTPTSYVVKCWVDGCLWRVRAFTQGESPTFYVRIYDSNHTCPCTERSNRSRQATPDILGELYKNFLGDVGPAVRLTSVGIAITKQCGVKMDYWKSHQTLKFAREIDEGTPMCGFESLPSYLYMIRRANPSTVTRLHIDELGRFMYVFLAFGASVNGFPFMRKVVAVNGTFLNGKYKGTLLTALAHDGNFQIFPIAFAVVDTENGFSWHWFFTQLKLLIPDDEGLAIISDWHNSIGKAIRNVYPLTARGICTYHLYKNILGRYKGKDVFCLVKKAARCFRMSDFTTIFEEIEVVTSALHGYLQRADVRLWTRVHFPGERYNLMTTNIVESMNRALSNARGLNIVRILESIRVMMTRWLAERREDARLQPTTLTRGVEKLLHGRVTACRDLMVQRIDDHHTEVKYGSSGKYLNVVNLEERKCTCRRFEREKLPCVHAIAAAEYNNVCRISLCSPYYNSAYLVSAYAESARPADSAQPVPEIVANQPCLPPYIRQQPGRPKKNRMKSALEVALQNKRPRKEHTWSRCKQSGHNTKTCPM